One Mangifera indica cultivar Alphonso chromosome 4, CATAS_Mindica_2.1, whole genome shotgun sequence genomic region harbors:
- the LOC123213629 gene encoding leucine-rich repeat extensin-like protein 3, producing the protein MQDEPCPYPCYPPPTGSGSVTTNPITTSTPPPPATLPPPSTSIIYPPPQGYNYPTPPFGNNYGNPPPDPIWPYFPYYNRKPPHSIEGGSSAANARILMCRH; encoded by the exons ATGCAGGATGAACCCTGCCCTTATCCCTGCTACCCTCCGCCGACCGGATCCGGCTCTGTCACCACCAACCCCATCACCACCTCCACTCCACCGCCTCCGGCGACCCTTCCGCCGCCCTCTACATCAATAATTTACCCTCCTCCTCAAGGGTACAACTACCCTACACCACCTTTTGGCAACAATTATGGAAACCCTCCTCCTGACCCTATTTGGCCATACTTTCCATACTACAATAGAAAGCCTCCTCATAGCATCGAGGGCGGATCATCGGCGGCGAATGCGA GAATTTTGATGTGTCGCCATTAA